CGTCGTCGTCCCCACCGCCTCGCTCAGGGCGGCCACGAACGCGCCGTCCTCGGCGATGTCCTTGCGCCGCGCGGAGGCGAGGAACCACAGTCCGGTCGAGTCGGCGTGCGCGTTGCGGTACGCGATCGTGCGCAGCGCGACGGCGGACGCCTCCGCTCCGCCCGCGCCGGCCGCGCATGTGTCGAGGATGAGCAGAAGGTGCCGGAGACTGCCCCGGCACAGAATGCGCACCAGGTCTTCGGTGGCCAGCGCCGTGGTCGCGAGGTCCTCGTCACGAGAATCCCAGCAGAGCAGATAGTGCCGGTCGCGTTCCGCCACGGAGCCGTGGCCGGCGAAGTACACGACCACCACGTCGTCACTGGTCAGATTGGTGTCTTCCGACCAGTGCGACAGCTTCTGACGGATCTGTTCGGCCCCGTCGTACTCGCCGAGTCCGGGCAGCACCGGCTCGTACCCGAAGGAGGCGAAAAGGCTCGCGGTCGCGCGAACGTCCTTGGAAACGGAAAGTAGTTGTTCGTCCTCGGGGAGATGCCGGTATCGACCGCTCCCCAGCGCTATGAAGTACCGCCGACTCACTCAACCGCCCCACTGCTAAGTGTCACCGAACCTGCGACGACTGTAGCGACAAGATTGGAGCCGCGGGTGGGCTCCGCGCTTGGCCTTCCCCCGAGGTGACGGCCAACCCTGGCCACGGCCATCAAGTCGGCGTGCCGGGCGTGCACTTGGCTCCGGTCCGGCGCGGGCGAGGGGACTCGTATGTGCGATGACGGCTTCTGGCGGAGCAGTTGGCCTACTACCGGGCCGGTGCGGGGCAGTACGACCGGCCGTATGTGGAGCGGGCGGAGTTGCGGGAGTTGTTGGGAGGCGTGGGTGAACTACCCGTCGTCGAGGACGTGTTGGAGCTGGCCTGCGGCACTCGTGTTTCTTCGCCTTCTGGCTGTCCCATGTGCCGCCGGCCCGGCTGGTCGGATTCTGGGACACCGTCGCCGCCGCCCTCGCGCCGGGCGGCAAGGTGGTCTTCGTCGACGACGGCAGCCGGTGCCGCGTCGTGAAGGTGTTCCACGATCCACGGGCGCTCGCGGGCGAACTCACCGCGCTGGGGTGGTCGGTCGGCGTGCGGACCGTGGGCGTCGCGGAGCCTCCCGTGGTCGTGGTCCGAGGCAGGGCGCACCACCGATCCCGGCGGGGCTCGTTGTCCACCGCGACAGCTCTTTTGCGCACTCGCCCATGTGAGGGGTTTCGGTGGCGGATCTCGTGGACTCGATCGAATCGGTGGAGCAGCTCTCCGTCGTCTGGCGTGCCATGGCGCTCGACCGGGACCCCGGCGCGGATGTACGGGACCTGCCGGGGCTCGCCGTTCGCTGGGCCGACTGCCGGTTTCCGTTCTGGAACTGCGTCGCGCTGACCGATGTCGGCGCGGACGCCGAGGTGGTCGGGGAGCGGCTGGGGCAGGCGGCGGAAATCATGCGGGCGAAGGAGCGGCCCGGCTTCCTGTGGGTGTTCGAGGACCTCCTCGGCGAGGAAGCACTCGCGGGGCTCGCGGCGGCCGCCGGACGGGTGGGCCTCGCGTACGCCTTCCCCGGCGTCGGCATGGCCGGGAATCTGCTCCCCCTCCCCGAGCCGGCCCATCCCGACCTGACGTTCGTGCGCGTGAGCACGGAGGAGCATCTGCGCGCCTACGCGGACCTCAATTCGCGCGCCTACGGCTTCTCCCTGGAGGACGGCCGCGACGGGCTGCTCGGCTCCGCGCTGTGGAAGGAGCGCGTGTACGCCTATCTCGGCATGCGCGACGGCGTGCCCGTGACATGCGCCGGGAGCGTGGAAGCGGAGGGCCGCCTCTTCGTCGTACTCGTCGCGACGGACCCGGCGTGGGAGCGCAGAGGTTACGGCGAGGCGGTCACACGCAAGGCGCTGTACGAGGGCGGCCGGGCCACCGGACTGAGCCGCGCCACCTTGCACGCGACGGCCGCCGGGGCGCCGGTGTATCCGCGTATCGGCTTCAGGCCGAACTCGCCGATGCGCTTCTACGGCCTGACGGGCTGAGCCGCCTCCGCCGAGACCTTCACCACATCGGGCTCAACCGGAATGTCGAGGCAGCCTCCGAATGTTGGCGCCCCAGGGACATCCGGCCGTACCCGAAAGCACTTGAACGACAATGAACAGGATCTGACGTGACAGACATGACCAACCCGCGCAATGCGGACACCCTCGCGCGCCCCTTCACCGTCCGCGGGCTCACCTCGCGCAACCGGATCGCCATGGCGCCCATGACTCGCAACTTCTCCCCCGGCGGTGTCCCGGGCCGGGACGTCGCGGACTACTACACGCGGCGCGCCGCCGGCGGCGTGGGGCTGATCATCACCGAGGGCACCTACATCGACCACGAATCGGCGGGCACGAGCGACCGGGTGCCGCGGTTCCACGGTCAGGACGCGCTCGCGGGGTGGGCGGATGTCGCGGACTCCGTGCACCGGGTCGGCGGCGCGATCATCCCGCAGTTGTGGCACGTGGGTGTCACCCGGACCGAGGGCGCCCCGCCGGTGGTGGACGCCGAGCCGGTCGGACCGTCAGGGGTGTCCCTGGCGGGCGAGCCCAAGGGGCGCGCCATGACGCGGAAGGATCTGGACGATGTCATCGGCGCGTTCGCCGACGCGGCGGCCGCCGCCGAGCGGATCGGCTTCGACGGTGTCGAACTCCACGGCGCGCACGGCTA
This window of the Streptomyces niveus genome carries:
- a CDS encoding GNAT family N-acetyltransferase; translated protein: MADLVDSIESVEQLSVVWRAMALDRDPGADVRDLPGLAVRWADCRFPFWNCVALTDVGADAEVVGERLGQAAEIMRAKERPGFLWVFEDLLGEEALAGLAAAAGRVGLAYAFPGVGMAGNLLPLPEPAHPDLTFVRVSTEEHLRAYADLNSRAYGFSLEDGRDGLLGSALWKERVYAYLGMRDGVPVTCAGSVEAEGRLFVVLVATDPAWERRGYGEAVTRKALYEGGRATGLSRATLHATAAGAPVYPRIGFRPNSPMRFYGLTG